One genomic window of Glycine soja cultivar W05 chromosome 9, ASM419377v2, whole genome shotgun sequence includes the following:
- the LOC114367091 gene encoding uncharacterized oxidoreductase At4g09670-like — translation MSDDQTAVRFGILGCANISIKLCKALSKAPNAKLHAIGSRSLEKATAFAAEHGLPEAVRVYGSYEGVLEDEEVDAVYIPLPTGLHVTWAVRAAERRKHVLLEKPVAMNVAELDRILEACEAHGVQFMDGTMWVHHPRTAKMKEALSDAQRFGQLKWIHSCLTYNPGPEFLKNSIRVKPDLDGLGALGDTGWYCIRAILWAVNYELPKSVLAFPGAILNEEGVIISCGSSMHWEDGRSATFHCSFLSYVTFDVTVLGTKGCLRLNDFALPFEESLGFGKFLEASELDYGKIEQGMWCPKPNEHVVETGFSQDILMVKEFADLVRKVQGCEMKPEKTWPVLSRKTQVVLDAVKESIEKGYQPVEL, via the exons ATGAGTGATGATCAAACGGCAGTGCGTTTTGGTATTCTTGGATGTGCTAACATCTCCATCAAGCTATGCAAAGCCCTAAGCAAAGCACCAAATGCCAAGCTCCATGCCATAGGCAGCCGTTCCCTCGAGAAGGCGACGGCGTTCGCGGCCGAGCACGGCCTTCCCGAGGCTGTTAGGGTTTACGGGAGCTATGAGGGTGTGTTGGAAGATGAGGAGGTGGACGCCGTGTACATCCCTCTTCCGACGGGTTTGCACGTGACATGGGCGGTGAGGGCCGCGGAGAGGCGGAAGCACGTGCTGCTGGAGAAGCCGGTGGCGATGAATGTGGCGGAGCTTGACCGGATTCTTGAGGCTTGCGAGGCTCATGGGGTGCAGTTCATGGATGGCACCATGTGGGTGCACCACCCTCGAACGGCTAAAATGAAGGAGGCTTTGTCTGATGCTCAACGTTTTGGTCAACTCAAATGG ATACACTCGTGCCTCACGTACAACCCTGGTCCTGAATTTCTCAAAAACAGCATTCGTGTGAAGCCAGATTTAGATGGTCTTGGTGCCCTGGGTGACACTGGTTGGTATTGCATAAGAGCCATTTTATGGGCTGTGAACTATGAACTTCCAAAATCAGTGCTTGCATTCCCAGGAGCAATTCTCAATGAAGAAGGTGTAATAATCTCTTGTGGCTCTTCTATGCATTGGGAAGATGGAAGATCTGCCACGTTCCACTGTTCTTTCTTATCCTATGTAACTTTTGATGTAACGGTTTTGGGAACAAAAGGGTGTCTTCGTCTCAATGATTTTGCTCTTCCATTTGAGGAAAGTTTAGGGTTTGGGAAATTTTTGGAGGCCTCAGAGTTGGATTATGGGAAGATTGAACAGGGAATGTGGTGTCCAAAGCCAAATGAGCATGTTGTTGAGACTGGGTTTtctcaagatattttgatggtTAAGGAGTTTGCTGATTTGGTTCGAAAGGTTCAGGGGTGTGAAATGAAGCCTGAGAAGACTTGGCCAGTTTTGAGTAGGAAGACTCAGGTAGTTTTGGATGCAGTGAAAGAATCCATTGAGAAAGGTTACCAGCCTGTTGAATTGTGA